One Desmodus rotundus isolate HL8 chromosome 4, HLdesRot8A.1, whole genome shotgun sequence DNA segment encodes these proteins:
- the DDX50 gene encoding ATP-dependent RNA helicase DDX50 isoform X3 produces MKEKLNGDTEEGYNRLSNEVSKSHKSRRKDLPNGDIDEYEKKSKRMSPLDSSSHKSSDNKLEETLTREQKEGAFSNFPISEETIKLLKGRGVTYLFPIQVKTFGPVYEGKDLIAQARTGTGKTFSFAIPLIERLQRNQETIKKSRSPKVLVLAPTRELANQVAKDFKDITRKLSVACFYGGTSYQSQINHIRNGIDILVGTPGRIKDHLQSGRLDLSKLRHVVLDEVDQMLDLGFADQVEDIIHESYKTDSEDNPQTLLFSATCPQWVYKVAKKYMKSRYEQVDLVGKMTQKAATTVEHLAIQCHWSQRPAVIGDVLQVYSGSEGRAIIFCETKKNVTEMAMNPHIKQNAQCLHGDIAQSQREITLKGFREGSFKVLVATNVAARGLDIPEVDLVIQSSPPQDVESYIHRSGRTGRAGRTGICICFYQPRERGQLRYVEQKAGITFKRVGVPSTMDLVKSKSMDAIRSLASVSYAAVDFFRPSAQRLIEEKGAVDALAAALAHISGASNFEPRSLITSDKGFVTITLESPEEIQDVSSAWKELNRKLSSNAVSQITRMCLLKGNMGVCFDVPTTESERLQAEWHDSDWILSVPSKLPEIEEYYDGNTSSNSRQRSGWSSGRSGRSGRSGGRSGGRLGRQSRQGSRSASRQDGRRRSGNRNRSRIGGHKRSFD; encoded by the exons atgaaagagaagctaAATGGAGACACTGAAGAAGGGTATAATAGACTTTCAAATGAAGTTTCTAAATCTCATAAGTCAAGAAGAAAAGATCTGCCCAACGGAGATATTGATGAATACGAAAAAAAGTCAAAGCGAATGTCTCCCTTAGATAGTTCTTCTCATAAATCAAGTGATAATAAACTAGAGGAG ACCCTAACACGTGAACAGAAGGAAGGAGCCTTCTCCAATTTCCCTATTTCTGAAGAAACTATAAAGCTTCTGAAAG GTCGAGGGGTAACATATCTCTTTCCTATTCAAGTTAAGACCTTTGGTCCTGTATATGAAGGAAAAGATTTAATTGCTCAAGCACGGACAGGAACAGGAAAGACATTCTCTTTTGCCATTCCCTTGATTGAAAGACTCCAAAGAAATCAAGAGACAATTAAAAAAAGCCGCTCACCAAAG GTACTTGTTTTGGCTCCTACAAGGGAACTGGCAAATCAAGTAGCCAAAGACTTCAAAGATATAACTAGGAAACTCAGCGTAGCGTGTTTTTATGGTGGAACATCATATCAAAGCCAAA TTAATCATATTCGAAATGGTATTGACATCTTGGTCGGGACCCCTGGTCGTATCAAAGACCATCTGCAGAGCGGCCGACTAGATCTTTCTAAACTGCGCCATGTTGTGCTTGATGAAGTGGATCAAATGTTAGATTTAGGTTTTGCTGACCAAGTTGAAGATATCATCCACGAGTCCTACAAAACTG ATTCTGAAGACAATCCTCAAACTTTACTTTTTTCTGCAACTTGCCCACAGTGGGTATACAAAGTtgcaaaaaaatatatgaaatccAGATATGAACAGGTTGATCTTGTTGGAAAAATGACTCAAAAGGCTGCAACTACTGTGGAA CATTTGGCTATCCAATGTCATTGGTCTCAGAGACCAGCAGTTATTGGAGATGTCCTTCAAGTCTACAGTGGTTCTGAAGGGAGGGCTATTATTTTCTGTGAGACCAAAAAGAATGTAACTGAAATGGCCATGAATCCACACATAAAACAG AACGCCCAGTGTTTACATGGGGACATTGCACAGTCACAAAGAGAAATTACACTGAAAGGCTTCAGAGAAGGTAGTTTTAAAGTTTTGGTTGCAACCAATGTGGCTGCCCGTGGTTTGGACATTCCTGAGGTTGACCTGGTGATTCAGAGTTCTCCTCCACAG gatgtTGAGTCCTATATTCATCGCTCTGGACGCACAGGTAGAGCTGGCCGGACAGGGATTTGCATCTGCTTTTATCAACCAAGAGAAAGAGGTCAGCTAAGATATGTGGAACAAAAAGCA gGAATTACTTTTAAACGTGTAGGTGTTCCTTCTACAATGGATTTAGTTAAATCTAAAAGCATGGATGCCATCAG GTCTCTGGCTTCCGTTTCTTATGCTGCTGTTGATTTTTTCCGACCATCAGCTCAGAGACTGATAGAAGAGAAAGGGGCAGTGGATGCATTGGCTGCAGCATTAGCTCATATCTCTGGTGCATCGAATTTTGAACCACGATCTTTGATCACCTCTGATAAG GGGTTTGTGACCATAACTCTTGAAAGCCCAGAAGAAATACAGGATGTCAGCAGTGCTTGGAAAGAACTTAACAGAAAGCTGAGTAGTAATGCTGTGTCCCAAATTACCAGAATGTGCCTCCTAAAAGGAAATATG GGTGTTTGCTTTGATGTTCCCACAACTGAGTCTGAAAGGTTAcag GCAGAGTGGCATGATTCAGACTGGATACTGTCAGTGCCATCCAAATTACCCGAAATTGAAGAATATTATGATGGAAACACGTCTTCTAATTCCAGACAGAGGAGTGGCTGGTCAAGTGGCCGGTCGGGTCGGT